A stretch of bacterium DNA encodes these proteins:
- a CDS encoding 1-deoxy-D-xylulose-5-phosphate reductoisomerase has translation MKKRVSILGSTGSIGENALRVIEAHPDRFEVVALAAGRNWERLAAQARRFSPEVVSVASPIDAERLRPMVPAGVKVLFGEAGLFEVAAGQGADIVVSALVGAAGLKPTLAAIAAGAVIALANKEVLVMAGELVTSAAEAKGVPLLPVDSEHAGVAQALGDRPMSEVARFVLTASGGPFRERASATMTEITREEALCHPNWEMGPKVTVDSATLMNKGLEVVEARWLFGIPPEQVDVVVHPQSIVHALVEFVDGSLLAQLSVPDMRIPIAQALHHPDRIPAEVPRLNLAEAGQLTFEEPDYERFPCLGLAKEALQEGGTCPAVLNAANEVAVAAFLENGTGFMDIPAAVRAALEAHQKSEAMDLAQIMAADAWAREFTARRLGGMHVRVRP, from the coding sequence TTGAAAAAGCGGGTTTCCATTCTGGGTTCCACCGGCAGCATTGGGGAGAACGCCCTTCGCGTCATCGAGGCCCATCCCGATCGCTTCGAGGTGGTGGCGCTGGCGGCCGGGCGCAACTGGGAGCGCCTCGCCGCCCAGGCGCGGCGCTTCTCGCCCGAGGTCGTTTCGGTGGCGAGCCCGATCGATGCCGAGCGCCTTCGCCCGATGGTTCCCGCGGGGGTGAAGGTACTTTTCGGGGAGGCGGGCCTCTTCGAGGTGGCGGCCGGCCAGGGGGCGGACATCGTCGTCTCGGCGCTGGTGGGGGCCGCCGGCCTCAAGCCGACCCTGGCCGCGATCGCGGCGGGGGCCGTCATCGCGCTTGCCAACAAGGAAGTGCTTGTCATGGCGGGCGAGCTGGTGACGTCCGCCGCCGAAGCAAAAGGGGTCCCCCTGCTGCCGGTGGACAGCGAGCACGCGGGCGTCGCGCAGGCGCTGGGCGATCGCCCGATGTCAGAGGTCGCCCGCTTTGTGCTCACCGCCTCGGGCGGGCCCTTCCGCGAGCGCGCGAGCGCGACGATGACCGAGATCACCCGGGAGGAGGCGCTGTGCCACCCCAACTGGGAGATGGGCCCGAAGGTCACGGTGGATTCCGCCACGCTGATGAACAAGGGGCTCGAGGTGGTCGAGGCCAGATGGCTCTTCGGCATCCCGCCCGAGCAGGTGGATGTGGTTGTTCATCCCCAGAGCATCGTTCACGCCCTGGTGGAGTTTGTGGACGGCAGCCTTCTCGCCCAGTTGAGCGTTCCCGACATGCGCATTCCCATCGCCCAGGCGCTCCACCACCCCGACCGGATTCCCGCCGAGGTGCCGCGGCTCAATCTGGCCGAAGCCGGGCAACTCACCTTCGAAGAGCCGGACTACGAGCGTTTCCCCTGCCTGGGTCTCGCCAAGGAGGCGCTGCAGGAGGGGGGGACCTGTCCCGCCGTCCTGAACGCCGCGAACGAGGTGGCGGTGGCGGCTTTTCTCGAGAACGGAACGGGGTTCATGGACATTCCGGCGGCGGTCCGCGCGGCGCTTGAAGCGCATCAGAAAAGCGAGGCGATGGACCTTGCGCAGATCATGGCGGCGGACGCCTGGGCGCGGGAGTTCACGGCCCGCCGTCTGGGGGGGATGCACGTCCGGGTCCGCCCATGA
- a CDS encoding CinA family protein: MPEKTLGDLLLERNWRVVTAESCTGGLIGHRITNVAGSSAYFLLGLATYSNEAKEKYLGVSRAILDTEGAVSEPCARAMAEGARAAAGAEVGVATTGIAGPTGGTPDKPVGTVFMAVSVPAGTWVERHQFDGGREEIKAKTAEAALRLACRLIREEG, from the coding sequence ATGCCTGAAAAAACGCTGGGCGATCTGCTTCTGGAGCGAAACTGGCGCGTCGTGACCGCCGAGAGCTGCACGGGCGGCCTCATCGGCCACCGCATCACGAACGTGGCGGGAAGCTCGGCCTACTTCCTCCTGGGCCTTGCCACCTACAGCAACGAAGCGAAAGAAAAGTATCTCGGCGTCAGCCGCGCCATCCTCGATACCGAGGGGGCGGTGAGCGAGCCCTGCGCGCGCGCCATGGCCGAAGGAGCGCGGGCGGCCGCCGGCGCCGAGGTTGGCGTCGCCACCACCGGCATCGCCGGCCCGACGGGCGGCACCCCCGATAAGCCCGTAGGAACGGTATTCATGGCCGTTTCCGTGCCCGCGGGCACCTGGGTGGAGAGGCACCAGTTTGATGGCGGCCGCGAGGAGATCAAGGCCAAGACGGCGGAGGCAGCGCTCCGGCTGGCCTGCCGCTTGATCCGCGAAGAAGGGTAG
- a CDS encoding RNA 2',3'-cyclic phosphodiesterase — protein MRVFVAVPVPGEVQSALAELQAHLAGLPALDDFRWIPVQNLHLTLRFLGEVEEKRIPDVEAALRAAASGARALELPLERFGVF, from the coding sequence TTGCGCGTCTTTGTGGCTGTTCCTGTCCCCGGCGAAGTGCAGTCCGCGCTCGCCGAACTCCAGGCCCATCTCGCCGGACTTCCGGCCCTCGATGACTTCCGGTGGATTCCCGTCCAGAACCTGCACCTCACCCTCCGCTTCCTCGGTGAGGTGGAGGAGAAGCGCATCCCCGATGTCGAGGCGGCGCTCCGGGCCGCGGCCTCGGGCGCCCGGGCGCTCGAGCTTCCCCTGGAGAGATTCGGCGTTTTTC
- a CDS encoding phosphatidylglycerophosphatase A yields MSSGRTPAPGFSQKIALQVASVGGVGKIPIAPGTAGSLVGVLLYAALYFAGPVWPFVATLAAAALAVWSGGVAERMLGRKDPQVVVADEVAGQMLCLLGAAPAPAHLLAGFFLFRALDIIKPFRRAEKLPGGWGIVADDLLAGAGGWVLLAAARAMGWL; encoded by the coding sequence ATGAGCAGCGGGCGAACCCCGGCGCCCGGCTTTTCGCAAAAAATCGCCCTCCAGGTGGCGAGTGTCGGCGGGGTGGGAAAAATCCCCATTGCGCCGGGGACGGCGGGCTCGCTGGTCGGCGTCCTCCTCTATGCCGCGCTCTATTTCGCCGGGCCCGTCTGGCCGTTTGTTGCCACCTTGGCGGCGGCGGCGCTGGCCGTCTGGTCGGGCGGGGTCGCCGAGCGGATGCTGGGGAGAAAAGACCCGCAGGTGGTTGTGGCCGATGAGGTGGCGGGGCAGATGCTCTGCCTGCTGGGGGCCGCCCCGGCCCCCGCGCACCTGCTGGCGGGTTTTTTTCTCTTCCGTGCGCTGGACATCATCAAGCCCTTCCGGCGGGCGGAAAAACTCCCCGGCGGCTGGGGCATCGTTGCGGACGATCTGCTGGCGGGAGCCGGCGGGTGGGTCCTCCTCGCGGCGGCCCGCGCGATGGGATGGCTTTAG